In the Hemitrygon akajei chromosome 7, sHemAka1.3, whole genome shotgun sequence genome, one interval contains:
- the ogfod2 gene encoding 2-oxoglutarate and iron-dependent oxygenase domain-containing protein 2 isoform X2 gives MEELENFERSDMPKGRPNTMNNYGVLLNELGFDETFITPLREDYLQPITSLLYPDYGGQAMDSHKAFVVKYAVNEDLDLSFHYDNAEVTLNVSLGKNFNKGNLYFGDMRQVRVSQSECVEIEHTVGHGVLHRGQHCHGARPISSGERWNLIMWMRSSPVRNHLCPMCDATPELEEAVGFGNGFTSVPVQDQHQSVDVCSLY, from the exons ATGGAGGAGCTGGAGAACTTTGAACGCTCGGACATGCCGAAGGGCCGGCCCAACACCATGAATAACTATGGG GTACTGTTGAACGAACTTGGGTTTGATGAGACGTTTATCACACCACTCCGCGAGGATTATCTTCAACCAATCACGTCACTTCTTTACCCAGACTATGGGGGTCAGGCGATGGACAGTCACAAAGCATTCGTAGTGAAGTACGCTGTAAACGAAGACCTAGATTTAAGTTTCCACTACGACAATGCTGAAGTCACGTTGAATGTGTCACTTGGGAAAAATTTTAATAAAGGGAACCTCTACTTCGGAGATATGAGACAG GTTCGGGTGAGTCAGAGCGAGTGTGTAGAAATCGAGCACACAGTGGGCCACGGCGTGCTCCATCGGGGTCAGCACTGTCACGGGGCACGACCCATCTCCTCGGGGGAGCGCTGGAACCTGATCATGTGGATGCGGTCGTCGCCCGTCCGTAACCACCTGTGTCCGATGTGCGACGCAACGCCGGAGCTGGAAGAGGCGGTCGGATTTGGCAACGGATTTACCAGCGTGCCCGTCCAGGACCAGCATCAGTCAGTGGACGTCTGTTCATTATACTAG